The following coding sequences are from one Dermacentor andersoni chromosome 5, qqDerAnde1_hic_scaffold, whole genome shotgun sequence window:
- the LOC129384654 gene encoding sperm-specific sodium:proton exchanger-like — protein MYILSEACSLPTSYKPIAMLRVIPWINSDSIRQFLAIKIKPVSFAPTEVIVERKEENDIILTYSGILKIEGEYEEVGDGALPNSASTLFFFNEGYFVDYVPAPACIGDLGLVTEEPSITRVVAETQVNAYMIPRERVIEAIGVFTNAPSFLYDIWAYIARNIGLLVLQTHPKYQGACF, from the exons ATGTACATCCTGTCCGAGGCATGTAGCTTGCCCACCAGCTACAAACCGATCGCCATGCTCCGGGTCATTCCGTGGATCAACTCGGACAGCATTCGGCAATTTCTAGCG ATCAAGATCAAACCGGTGTCCTTTGCTCCAACCGAAGTCATCGTGGAGAGgaaggaagagaatgacatcaTACTGACCTATTCAGGCATATTGAAG ATAGAGGGGGAGTACGAGGAGGTTGGCGACGGGGCGCTGCCCAACTCGGCGTCGACGCTGTTCTTCTTCAACGAGGGCTACTTCGTCGACTACGTGCccgcgcccgcgtgcatcggcgaCCTCGGCCTCGTCACCGAAGAGCCCTCGATCACGCGAGTCGTTGCCGAGACGCAGGTCAAC gcCTATATGATACCAAGAGAGCGAGTGATTGAAGCTATAGGAGTCTTCACAAACGCACCGAGTTTTCTTTACGACATCTGGGCGTACATTGCGAGAAATATAGGACTCTTGGTTCTTCAAACGCATCCCAAGTACCAG ggtgcatgtttttag